In Sorangium aterium, the genomic stretch AGTTCCATTCCTTTGCGGAGAGCCGTCCAGAGAGTGTCCGTGACCGGCCAGAGCGCGCGACGGTCAGCCTGGCGCGATGGAACGGGCAGGACCGCTCCCCAAGGCTGCGCTCTTCCCGAGTTGCCTGGTTCCCCTCCGGCCCCCCGATCCACCCCCTCACTGTCCTGCCGAAAATTCCTGCCGAAAATCCCGTTGACTGTTAGCTGTAGCTCAGCTGCTGCCCGACCGACCGCTAGGGCGATGTGGAATCGTTCGTCAGGGATTCCCTGTAAGCTGTCCTGATACCGCCGGGTTTCCGGCCATTTCATTCAGGCAAAGCCCTACGACTGGCGGCGGACTGGATCGTGTTTCCAAGGCTCCTGCTGTATCGGCGCTTCCGACGGCTCCAACGTTTCCGATGAAGGCGGAGTGCGCCGACGACCGCGGGAGCGCGGTGCGCCCTCGTCAGCCAGGTCGCCTACGTCGTCTTCGCCTTGGAGCGCCGGCGCTCGCTGCTCGACGCCGAGGCAGGCGCCGGATCGGCGGTCTGCCGCGCGCTGCGCGGGGGTGCTTCCATGACCGACTGGTCAGCGACGGCGCGCACCTCCGGGGCGAGCAGGCCGTGCGTGAAGAGCTGGAGCACCTGCGCAGCCCAGGCCGCGATGTCCGGCCTGCACGGCGCGTCGATGAGCTTGCGCACCAGGCGATCGAAGGCGCCGGACATGAGCGCGGCGATGACGCTGGGATCCAGATCGCGCCGGTAGAGGCCGATGTCGATCGCGTACCGGAGGCGGCCCTCCACCTGCCGGGCGACGCGCTGGGCGAACTCGTCGATCAGGTAAGCGTACGGAGTCCCACCGCCGCCCGCCAGCATCATCCTGAGGAGCGCCCGGTTCTGCCAGCAGAACTCGAGCACCTCCATGTCGTGGGCGAGGAGCCGCTTGAAGTACTCGTTCACCGACGCTCGCTCGGCCTCGAAGACGACGGGCGGCGGCTCCACGCAGTCGGCGAGGCGCGCGATGAAGGTCTCGACGATCTGCTTGAAGCAGTCGTCCTTGCTCTGGAAGTGCAGGTAGAACGCGCCCTTCGAGACGCCCGCGCGCTCGGTGATGTCCTCGACCCTCGCGGCGGCCAGGCCGCGCTCGGTAAAGGCAGCCTCGGCGGCGCGGAGCAGCTCGATCCTGGCGCGGCGATCGGCGAGGCGGGGCATTCTGACTGGTCGGTCAACGTCGGAGGACCGTGGCACTATGGGAAGGCTGCCGGAAGCCGTCAAGACGCTCGTCGGCCGCGTTCCTCGCGACGCGGCGCGTTCGACCGCGTCGCATTGCGCATGGCACGAGCGATGCTGCGGAGGCGGTCATGGCCACCGTGGCGAGACGAAATGCAGCAGGGCGCGGCGTCGGCGAGGCGACGGCGGCGGCGCTCGTCCCCAGCCCTCCCTCGTTGCCGAGCCTGCGCGAGGCCGCCGCGCGGTGCCAGGCGTGTCCGCTCTGGGAGCGGGGGACGCAGACGGTGTTCGGCGAGGGCGCGGCGCGATCGGACGTGCTCCTCGTCGGCGAACAGCCGGGTGACAAGGAGGACCTGGCCGGTAAACCGTTCGTGGGCCCAGCGGGGCAGCTGCTCGATCGCGCGCTCGAGGCGGCGGGGATCGAGCGGCGCCGGGCGTACGTGACCAACGTGGTGAAGCACTTCAAGTGGGAGCCGCGCGGCAAGCGCCGCATCCACGTGAAGCCGGACGCGCGCGAGATCCGCGCGTGCCTGCCGTGGCTCGCCGCGGAGATCGCGGTGGTGCAGCCGGCGATCGTGGTATGCCTCGGCGCGACGGCGGCGCAGGCGCTGCTCGGCGGCTCGTTCCGGGTCACGCGCGAGCGCGGCAGGATCGTTGCCTCGCCGCTCGCGCCGCGCGTGCTGGCGACCGTGCATCCCGCGTCGATCCTCCGCATGCCGGACGAAGCGACGAGGCGAGCCGAGCTCTCCCGCTTCATCGAGGATCTCGCGGTGGCGGCGCGCGCGCTCGGCTGAGCCGCCGCGCTCCGCCTCCTCGCGAGGCGCGCTCTCGATGGAGTAGGATCCGCCCCGATGACGATGAGCCCACGACCGGTCCCTGCCGCAGAGCGCCCCGCGCCCTCTCCGATGGCCGAGCGCGCCCACATGGGGAGCTCGAAGAAGATGTGGCCGCTGATGCTGGCCGCGCTCG encodes the following:
- a CDS encoding UdgX family uracil-DNA binding protein (This protein belongs to the uracil DNA glycosylase superfamily, members of which act in excision repair of DNA. However, it belongs more specifically to UdgX branch, whose founding member was found to bind uracil in DNA (where it does not belong), without cleaving it, appears to promote DNA repair by a pathway involving RecA, rather than base excision.), translated to MATVARRNAAGRGVGEATAAALVPSPPSLPSLREAAARCQACPLWERGTQTVFGEGAARSDVLLVGEQPGDKEDLAGKPFVGPAGQLLDRALEAAGIERRRAYVTNVVKHFKWEPRGKRRIHVKPDAREIRACLPWLAAEIAVVQPAIVVCLGATAAQALLGGSFRVTRERGRIVASPLAPRVLATVHPASILRMPDEATRRAELSRFIEDLAVAARALG
- a CDS encoding TetR/AcrR family transcriptional regulator is translated as MPRLADRRARIELLRAAEAAFTERGLAAARVEDITERAGVSKGAFYLHFQSKDDCFKQIVETFIARLADCVEPPPVVFEAERASVNEYFKRLLAHDMEVLEFCWQNRALLRMMLAGGGGTPYAYLIDEFAQRVARQVEGRLRYAIDIGLYRRDLDPSVIAALMSGAFDRLVRKLIDAPCRPDIAAWAAQVLQLFTHGLLAPEVRAVADQSVMEAPPRSARQTADPAPASASSSERRRSKAKTT